The Amphiura filiformis chromosome 12, Afil_fr2py, whole genome shotgun sequence genome includes a region encoding these proteins:
- the LOC140166655 gene encoding cytochrome P450 2U1-like encodes MTELSRQYGKIYSMSVGPILVGVVINDAQTFREAFITKGEQFIDRNIPPLIKWIAPIEGSFLFENGMLYKERRRFGMHAFRAFGVGQRSLETIINEEARHLCDLLDQQDEGGINPFPFVSKAVSNIICFISFGRRYDYTDPEFNALLGRFRENEGLITFQSFANFLPFLYKLPMYDKHRENFRKTRAFIEGIIEEHKNTFDRSDMRDIIDMYLDEMQRQKEEGASIVFNERSMWRSILDLFGAGSDTSSNTLLWGLLFICYDPLIQSKIQAELDRVIGTERPPSMKDRAELPYTTATIAEMLRVRPSAPMTLRGACSDVKVGDYIIPKGTTVFGNIWAVNHDPELWDDPDKFNPERFLSEDGKEYVHNPNLVTFGAGRRICLGKQLAEMELFLFVTNLLQRFSFSFPPDQLNPDTEGILGLGHFPRPYKVCLKQR; translated from the exons ATGACTGAGTTGTCACGGCAATATGGCAAGATATACAGCATGAGTGTCGGTCCCATTTTAGTAGGAGTGGTCATCAACGATGCGCAGACTTTTCGGGAAGCATTTATTACCAAAGGAGAGCAATTTATCGATCGCAATATTCCACCTCTGATTAAATGGATTGCTCCTATTGAAG GAAGTTTTTTGTTCGAGAATGGGATGCTTTACAAAGAACGTCGTCGATTTGGTATGCACGCATTCAGAGCTTTCGGCGTCGGTCAGAGAAGCCTAGAAACCATTATCAACGAAGAAGCACGCCATCTTTGTGACCTCTTGGACCAGCAAGATGAAGGGGGAATCAATCCATTTCCTTTCGTCAGCAAAGCAGTGTCAAATATTATCTGTTTTATCAGTTTCGGGCGTCGCTATGATTACACAGATCCTGAATTCAATGCGTTGCTCGGACGTTTCCGTGAAAACGAAGGACTGATAACGTTCCAATCCTTCGCCAATTTCTTACCATTTTTGTACAAGTTGCCTATGTATGATAAGCATCGTGAGAACTTCAGGAAAACAAGAGCATTTATCGAAGGTATCATTGAGGaacataaaaatacatttgatcGATCGGATATGCGTGATATAATTGATATGTATTTGGATGAGATGCAAAGACAGAAGGAAGAAGGAGCGTCTATCGTGTTTAATGAACGGAGCATGTGGAGGAGTATTCTTGATCTATTTGGAGCTGGGTCTGATACATCTTCAAATACATTGTTATGGGGATTGCTGTTTATATGCTACGATCCACTGATCCAATCAAAG ATTCAAGCTGAGTTGGATCGTGTGATTGGTACTGAGCGTCCACCATCAATGAAAGACCGTGCCGAACTACCTTACACCACTGCTACGATTGCAGAAATGTTGCGTGTACGACCATCTGCTCCAATGACTCTTCGTGGTGCATGCAGTGATGTCAAA GTCGGTGATTACATAATTCCGAAAGGGACCACAGTATTTGGTAATATCTGGGCAGTGAACCACGACCCTGAATTATGGGACGATCCAGACAAATTCAACCCAGAGCGATTTCTGTCAGAAGACGGCAAAGAGTATGTCCACAATCCAAATCTGGTTACATTTGGAGCAG GTCGTCGTATCTGTTTGGGTAAACAGCTTGCCGAGATGGAACTCTTCTTATTTGTCACCAACCTACTTCAACGCTTTTCCTTCTCGTTTCCACCTGACCAGCTCAATCCGGATACAGAAGGAATTCTGGGATTGGGTCATTTCCCGAGACCGTATAAAGTATGCCTGAAACAGCGGTGA